A genomic window from Candidatus Kouleothrix ribensis includes:
- a CDS encoding zinc ribbon domain-containing protein has translation MPTYVYACDTCGAQFEQFQSFKDEPLRTCPSCASAVRRVFQPVGIVFKGSGWYITDSRKSSSASVTGDEPAAKPEAKPEAAPSSASAAKPEPSSETKRSSETKSSSESTPANV, from the coding sequence ATGCCTACCTATGTCTATGCGTGTGACACATGCGGCGCTCAGTTCGAGCAGTTCCAATCCTTCAAGGACGAGCCGCTGCGAACCTGCCCATCATGCGCTAGCGCAGTGCGGCGGGTGTTCCAACCAGTGGGCATCGTATTTAAGGGCTCAGGTTGGTATATCACCGATAGCCGCAAATCGAGCAGCGCCTCGGTCACCGGCGATGAACCCGCCGCCAAGCCCGAAGCCAAACCCGAAGCCGCCCCGAGCAGCGCCTCGGCCGCCAAGCCCGAGCCGAGCAGCGAAACCAAACGTAGCAGCGAGACCAAGAGCAGCAGTGAAAGCACGC